Proteins encoded within one genomic window of Cryptococcus neoformans var. grubii H99 chromosome 4, complete sequence:
- a CDS encoding signal recognition particle subunit SRP14, whose protein sequence is MPQNLVSPDEFLTKLGQCFSDPSSSSSVWLTHKRLTYSDDGDVQMNDEERENNGEGPEHEVLIRCTQGDNKFSARISASSLPSFHAAYGSLLKTSMAPLMRKRDKKKEKARAEALTKKRKELYVDVVIGNDGKRGKGRRQRQRKVAAQKKKESEREKLELRQAQQKASGDL, encoded by the exons ATGCCCCAGAATCTCGTGTCCCCGGACGAG TTCCTTACCAAACTCGGCCAATGTTTCTCTGacccctcttcttcaagttcCGTCTGGCTCACTCACAAGAGGT TAACATActcggatgatggcgatgtGCAGATGAACGacgaagaaagagagaacaACGGTGAAGGACCAGAACACGAGGTGCTCATAAGGTGTACTCAAGGAGACAACAAGTTTTCCGCTCGA ATCTCCGCTTCATCCCTCCCGTCATTCCATGCCGCCTATGGTTCCCTTCTCAAAACATCCATGGCACCCCTCATGCGAAAACGagacaagaaaaaggagaaggctcGGGCGGAAGCAttgacaaagaagaggaaggagcTTTATGTCGATGTTGTTATTGGGAacgatggaaagaggggtAAGGGGAGAAGACAAAGG CAAAGAAAGGTTGCGgcacagaagaagaaggagtcCGAAAGGGAAAAGCTGGAACTTAGGCAAGCTCAGCAAAAGGCTAGTGGGGATTTATAG
- a CDS encoding aldo-keto reductase produces MPKAISIRLFNIPRNILSKMPGPAPVKSLDARLKMRDGNAIPQFGLGVYEMNDKETYDCVKWALEAGYRHVDTAEWYENEAPCGKAIADFLKTTHTPREEIFLTSKLKNNSSYEQALTDLKSSLKRSGVEYFDLYLMHSAIGGPVVRKNVWKALCDAQSQGLVKSIGVSNFGKKHIQEFIDQKVPLPTVNQVDLHPFMRHPEIVDICEQNEILLEAWGPLARAMRFDHPVVVKIANEKGKDAAQIMLRWGIQHGFVVIPKSVSQKRIVSNSKIFDFELSSEEMKELDGLDEYLVTDWDVVDCE; encoded by the exons ATGCCAAAAGCTATATCTATACGTCTGTTTAATATCCCAAGGAATATTCTATCAAAAATGCCCGGTCCTGCCCCTGTCAAGTCCCTCGATGCGCGTCTCAAG ATGCGCGACGGGAACGCTATCCCTCAATTCGGACTTGGTGTCTACGAGATGAACGACAAGGAGACTTACGATTGTGTCAAGTGGGCTCTTGAAGCTGGATATCGACATGTCGACACTGCCGAATGGTACGAGAACGAAGCTCCTTGTGGAAAGGCCATTGCCGATTTTTTAA AGACTACCCATACCCCTCGAGAGGAGATCTTCCTTACATCTAAGCTCAAGAACAACTCTAGCTATGAACAAGCTCTTACCGACCTCAAAAGCTCCCTCAAACGCTCCGGTGTCGAGTATTTTGACCTTTACCTCATGCACTCCGCCATTGGCGGTCCCGTCGTCAGGAAGAACGTCTGGAAGGCTCTTTGCGATGCCCAATCCCAGGGTCTTGTCAAGTCTATCGGTGTTTCCAACTTTGGCAAGAAGCACATCCAAGAATTCATCGATCAAAAAGTCCCTTTGCCTACCGTCAACCAGGTTGACCTCCATCCCTTCATGAGGCATCCGGAGATTGTGGATATCTGCGAACAGAACGAGATACTGCTTGAAGCTTGGGGACCTCTTGCAAGGGCAATGAGGTTTGACCACCCTGTGGTTGTGAAGATTGCCAAcgagaagggcaaggatgcTGCTCAAATCATGTTGAGGTGGGGCATCCAGCAT GGCTTTGTTGTCATCCCCAAGTCTGTGTCTCAAAAGCGAATTGTTTCCAACTCCAAGATCTTTGATTTTGAGCTCTCTTccgaggagatgaaggag CTTGATGGCCTGGATGAGTACCTCGTTACTGATTGGGATGTCGTGGACTGCGAATAG
- a CDS encoding class III aminotransferase: MGCISPFLHTLPIIRTKLSFTSQLKDRTPPITMSPIALNQGTRVSTTHPKSSVAPTPISTSPTSTHQLHHTIPNPVATKGDGMHFTLTTGETVLDAAAGGAAVSCLGNGNSEVIETMYEQAKEMAYTYHQTLDCEGSEKLAKWLCDRSEGALVAGAFLNSGSEAIEAAIKMARQYWVEAGKPERKYIIARFPSYHGNTLGALAIGNAPGRRDIYRPLISLAAFHHVTSPVYRRYAHPGETEEAYSARLADELEAKILELGPENVIGFFAEPVVGSALGVMPPPKGYFPAMEKVIKKYGTLFIMDEVMSGSGRVGQLFAHQAVGEGVKPDIIAMAKGLGGGYVSISGVFVGQSVADRVREGGQWKNSHTYQNHPINCAVAAKVMEIVERENLLQNVRERGEQILEELKEAAKGVPTIIDVRGKGLFIGVELDGPSSLKPRLASRVKDQAFKNGLIVMGISGTIDGVEGETTIICPAYTVTKEQISGIVRLLMKSVKEVVEEL; encoded by the exons ATGGGATGTATatcccccttcctccacacTCTTCCTATCATACGTACAAAACTCTCTTTCACCTCACAGTTGAAAGACCGAACACCGCCCATAACCATGTCCCCTATCGCTCTCAACCAAGGCACTCGTGTGTCCACTACCCATCCCAAGTCCAGCGTCGCACCTACCCCCATCTCTACCTCCCCTACCTCTACCCATCAGCTCCACCACACCATCCCCAACCCTGTAGCCACCAAAGGTGACGGCATGCACTTTACCCTTACCACTGGGGAGACCGTACTCGACGCCGCCGCAGGTGGAGCTGCCGTCTCTTGTTTGGGTAATGGGAACTCTGAAGTCATCGAGACCATGTATGAACAGGCCAAGGAGATGGCTTATACCTACCATCAGACTTTGGATTGTGAGGGTAGTGAAAAGCTTGCCAAATGGTTGTGTGACAGGAGTGAAGGTGCCTTGGTAGCTGGTGCTTTCTTGAACTCTG GTTCAGAAGCCATTGAAGCTGCCATCAAAATGGCTAGGCAGTATTGGGTCGAGGCAGGGAAGCCCGAGCGCAAATACATCATTGCCAGATTTCCATCTTACCACGGTAACACTCTCGGTGCCCTCGCT ATCGGCAACGCCCCCGGCCGTCGGGACATTTACAGacccctcatctccttggCCGCCTTCCACCACGTCACTTCTCCAGTATACAGACGCTACGCCCACCCGGGCGAAACCGAAGAAGCCTATTCAGCCCGCCTGGCTGATGAACTCGAAGCTAAAATCCTTGAACTCGGACCTGAGAATGTCATCGGCTTTTTCGCTGAACCCGTGGTTGGCTCCGCTCTCGGAGTCATGCCCCCTCCAAAGGGCTACTTTCCCGCCATGGAAAAGGTCATCAAAAAGTATGGAACGCTCTTCATCATGGATGAGGTTATGAGTGGTTCCGGACGGGTCGGCCAGCTGTTCGCGCATCAAGCTGTGGGTGAAGGGGTTAAGCCTGATATCATAGCTATGGCCAAGGGTCTGGGAGGGGGCTACGTTTCTATCTCGGGTGTGTTTGTTGGTCAAAGTGTTGCCGATAGGGTGAGGGAAGGTGGCCAATGGAAGAATAGCCACACATACCAGAACCACCCTATTAATTGCGCCGTTGCCGCTAAGGTTATGGAAATTGTCGAGCGGGAGAATTTGTTGCAGAATGtgagagagaggggagaGCAAATCCTGGAAGAATTGAAAGAGGCTGCGAAGGGGGTGCCTACCATTATCGATGTTCGGGGTAAGGGGCTG TTTATCGGCGTCGAACTCGAtggcccttcttctctcaaaCCCCGTCTCGCATCTCGCGTTAAGGATCAGGCGTTCAAGAACGGCCTCATTGTCATGGGTATCAGCGGTACCATCGACGGCGTGGAAGGTGAAACCACCATCATCTGTCCT GCATACACCGTGACCAAGGAGCAGATCTCTGGGATTGTTaggttgttgatgaagagcgtcaaggaggttgttgaggagCTCTAA
- a CDS encoding cytoplasmic protein translates to MSSTNQGRLSAFVSFPSPYTQSLLVQALVSTLPSLSLSLAQFPEDQPPALQWADYDLMSFDIPHKNPSKYLISSYIYRKALIRKHQLHNTIIAYLAKCSHRKIPSILSPLSEGAVGDGGGTDVLGGGAPKGWIVDLQFADELDEALMDDLYELDVGMRENEGKGEGERRWWILKPGFADRAQGIRMFSTEEELRSIFEEFEPPSSDEEDDDEDEEEVDDDDEPESEEAQQLAKGGVDGMIDMLTEKAVELGFDGEDDRDADEEEYKDEEEGTGVMTSQLRHFVIQEYIPRPILFDIAQIPCEPPSPLEGYKFHLRAYVLITGAYTVHLARTMLALFSGSPYAPPRPTEDGQLDLRPHLTNTCLQTDAYGAPVPPEELVKLFWELEGISALDCSSSPSSDGKYSYISRGKITKEWLDKTFAKVGDVVAETVKAGAECGSFGLQFMPNAFEIFGVDLILSFPPSSPKSTSLPIPTVTLLEFNASPDFHQSGDRLRSELLHMFKGVIRLSVAPFFGVEAAEDDERYRGEMQLGEERWGWRLVGKGEVRGSEW, encoded by the exons ATGTCATCTACCAACCAAGGGCGTCTATCAGCATTCGTCTCCTTCCCGTCGCCTTACACTCAGTCACTCTTGGTACAAGCGCTAGTTTCgacccttccttctttgtcgCTTTCTCTGGCGCAGTTCCCTGAAGATCAACCTCCAGCTTTACAATG GGCAGACTATGATCTCATGTCATTCGACATCCCTCACAAAAACCCTTCCAAATACCTCATCTCCTCATACATCTACCGCAAAGCCCTTATCCGAAAACATCAACTCCACAACACCATCATCGCATACCTCGCAAAATGCTCTCACCGAAAAattccttccattctctcccCCTTATCAGAAGGAGCTGTTGGAGATGGGGGTGGGACAGATGTGCTAGGTGGAGGTGCGCCAAAAGGGTGGATAGTGGATTTGCAATTCGCAGATGAGCTGGATGAGGCGTTGATGGATGATTTGTATGAGCTTGACGTGGGAATGAGGGAGAatgagggaaaaggagagggagagaggaggtggtggattTTGAAGCCCGGATTTGCCGATAGAGCGCAGGGAATTAGGATGTTTTCGACTGAAGAGGAGCT ACGATCAATCTTTGAAGAGTTCGAACCGCCTTCCTcggacgaagaggatgacgatgaagacgaagaagaagtagatgatgatgatgagccaGAAAGCGAAGAGGCCCAGCAACTGGCCAAGGGCGGGGTGGATGGAATGATAGACATGTTAACGGAAAAGGCTGTCGAGCTTGGCTTCGACGGTGAAGATGACCGAGACgcggatgaagaagagtataaggatgaagaggaaggtacGGGTGTCATGACTTCCCAGCTGCGACACTTTGTCATCCAG GAATACATCCCTAGACCCATCCTTTTTGACATTGCCCAGATACCTTGTGAACCACCATCACCTTTAGAAGGTTACAAA TTCCATCTCCGAGCGTACGTCCTCATCACCGGCGCGTATACTGTCCACCTTGCTCGGACCATGCTAGCCCTCTTCTCCGGCTCACCTTATGCTCCGCCCAGACCGACGGAAGATGGGCAGTTGGACCTCAGACCGCATTTGACCAACACATGTCTCCAG ACGGATGCGTACGGTGCTCCTGTTCCACCTGAGGAGCTCGTCAAGCTTTTCTGGGAACTGGAGGGGATTTCAGCTTTGGATTGTTCAtcctcgccatcatccGATGGCAAGTACTCCTATATATCACGAGGAAAAATCACAAAAGAATGGTTGGACAAAACGTTTGCAAAGGTTGGAGATGTTGTAGCCGAGACTGTTAAAGCTGGTGCCGAGTGCGGAAGCTTCGGGTTGCAATTCATGCCCAATGCATTTGAG ATCTTTGGTGTCGATCTTATCCTTTCTTTCCCGCCATCGTCGCCCAAGTCCACGTCTTTGCCTATACCAACAGTTACTCTTCTCGAGTTCAACGCTTCTCCCGACTTCCACCAAAGCGGTGACCGTCTTCGATCCGAATTGCTTCATATGTTTAAGGGTGTTATCCGTCTAAGTGTGGCGCCGTTCTTTGGTGTTGAGGCCGCtgaggacgatgagagGTACAGAGGAGAGATGCAACTTGGAGAGGAGCGATGGGGATGGCGACTGGTCggaaagggagaggttAGAGGGTCAGAGTGGTAA